The stretch of DNA AAGTTCGCGATGACAAATGGCTGCTCATCGGGATATTGGGTCGGCCAATATGGAATAATGCCATAAACCGCAAATTCAACCATCTGATCCTGCAGAGAAACGTTAAAGGTATCTCCTGGCTTCAGCTTGTATTTCTCAGCAAGATTAGAAGGCACTAGCGCTGCAGCCTCGTTCATACCCAACAAATTCAAATATTTAAATGGGTGTACGGGGAACAGATCATTGCGGAACCATGCCACCTTGGAGAAATCAACGTTATCGATCCCCATGATCATCCCTTGCCCGGCCGATTTACCTGAGATAATGATGTTTCCTTTGGTCTGAAGAACGCGAGCCGCATGCTCAACGCCATCCAATTTACGGAATACCTCAAATGGCGGCTCGGTATAGACCATCTTGGTCGGTTTGGGCTGCTGTCCGCCCTGTGAACCGCCTCCTGGTGTGCCGGCTCCTCCACCCCCTGCACCTTGTGAGCCGCCTGATCCGCCATTCTGATTGCCACCGTTTGGCTTGGCGGCACTCGACATATCAGGCGTTCCAATCCATACCGTCTGCAGCTTCACATCTGTGCCATACTTGTACAGCGTACGCTCTGTTGAGTTCAAATCAATCGTACGTGCTGCGGACGCGTTATACACTCCCAATCCTAGCGTAAGCACCAGCAAAATCATTAATGGATAGTAAGATGATGCAGAGCGTGACAATTGGGTTAAGCTTAAATAGTAGGGCACCGGCAGCCAGCGTTTGCCGATCCAGCCGATTAACCGTAGTATCCATGGGAATATCCGCAGGAAGAACAAACCCGCCGCGAAAATTGCTATCGCCGGAACAAAGAACAGGAACGGCTGAACTTGCAGCTCATCCGTGGTCATTCCCGTCTGAAACGTCAACATTTGACGCTCATTGAACAGATAGAACCCATACCCTGCAATACCTAGCAAGACGATGTCAATGAACCAGCGCTGCCAGCCCGGCTTACGATCTGTGCGAGCCTGCTTGCGCTTGGCACTTACAATGGAAGACCTCGCATAGGAGATTGCCGGAAGCAAAGTAGACAGGATTGCTATAAGAACCGCTCCGCCGCCTAGTGCTAAAGCATCCACATTAAAGCCTACCGGAATCGACTTGCGGTCTACGAAGGCAAGGAATCCATCGGCAGCCCCGATGCCCTTGGCCATGAACCAGCCTAGCATCGGCCCAAGCACCATGGAAACTATACCGAGAACAAAGCTCTCCAGCAGATAGATCATGATAATCTGCCGGGTTGAAGCTCCACGGCTGCGCAGCACTGCAATATCACTTCGTTGCTTCTCCAAGGCTTGGCGCGCATTCATGACGATAAAGTAGAATACCATCGCGATCATAGGAGCCGCGAGAGTAAAGAGCATCGTCTGAAGCTGCAGACTCTGCTTGCGGAACTCTTTTAACAGATCGCCAAAAGAAATATCCACCTTGGTATCCTTTAATTTCTGATAAAGCTCAATATCAAGCCGCTCCAGTGTCCCGGATAGCGGGGTGATTTGACTGGTCTGTATATTTCTTAAATCGAATACATAGTACCATTGCGATACATTGAGCGGGATCGACTTCTCCTTGACCAGCTCATCATTCAAGACCTTCTCACTGACATAGAAATTATTCACCATGCCGTCGAAGCCTTGATACCAATAAGCATCCGCTTCGTTCGAGGCCTTGAAGGAGCCGACAATCTTCACGCGGAGCGTGATGTCCAGACCGCTGTAGACCGGATATTCCAGGATATCTCCTACATGAAGGTCATTTTGGTACATCCCTTCCTCAAGCATCAGCGCTTCAATGACACCATCATTGCTCTTATCTCCATACATTCGGCCATTGGTCAGCTCAATATGATCCTTTAACCCGGACATAGTGGAAATCATCATCGTACGCGAACGGCTGGCATCTACCTTTGTCGGATCTTCCGGTGAGACATCCGTGCTGCGGATCGATCTTGTATTTACATAGATACTATGAGGAAATCCAATCTCTTTCGGTACATCCGTCCTGATGTACTCATCGACTGCAGCAAGCCCTGCACCGTCCGTCTTCGATCCGCCAGGCGTCTGGTAGTTCATCAGCAGTGAACCTGCCGGCATTCCGGTACTGCGCTCTTCCAGGGACTTGGCGACTACTCGTTTCAGAGCCCCGTCCGAATACATGGGAATACTCACTGTAAATGAAACCGCGACGACAAGTCCAAGCAGTGTGCTCAGGGTCATCCACCGGGTATTCCACATTTTACGGAACAGAAAGCGTAATAGCGGCATTCCCATTATTGACCCACTACTTTCTGTCCGGGTGTCAGTCCTTTAATGATCTCGATTTGCGTAGGAGTCTGCTGGCCTACTTCTACGTCAACTTCCTTCTTGGAGCCATCACTCTCAACGACCTGTACGTAATTGCGGGAGCCTACCGAGCGAAGTGCTGAAATCGGAATTAAGATTACATTATCTTTACGCTGAATCACGACCGTCACACTGAGCGGCGTTCCGCGATTCAGACCTTTAGGCATTTTGTCCAGCTGTACGATCAGGTACTTATCAAGACTGTCCTTCGGCGGGGCTGAACCGTTTCCGCTTCCCCCTGCTCCTGCTCCTGTTCCTGTTCCTCCAGTTGCTCCGCTTGGCGTGGTGCTTTCATCTGTTTTCAAAGGCATTACCTTGATCTTACCGTTTACGGTCCCGACACCGTTAATGTCGACTTTTGCCTTCATTCCTACGGACAGCTTCTCTAGATCCTCCTTAGAGAATGAAGCGGCCACCACTAAATTGGACGTATCTGCAATTGTGGCAATGGGATCATACGCCTTCACCGTTGCTCCCTTCTCCACATTTACAGACAGAATCGTGCCGCCGAACGGAGCGGTGAGCACACCCTTAGAGATCTTAGCCTCCAGATCCGCAATTTCCTGACGCGCTTCCTCAAAGACAATGGATGCTTCTTCAAACTCTACAGGCTCCATCTCGTCTTTCTTACGCAGGTTTTCTTTCATGGTCACTTCCTGCTTACGGAACTCCAGCCGCTTCTTCCTAAGATCCTTCTGAAGGTCCTCAACGTCTAGAACGGCAATTGTATCTCCCTTGGCTACCTTATCCCCGGCTTTTACCTTAATATCCTTGATATGTAGACCATCCTCGGTAAAAAATATCGGTTCCTCGCGCTGGCTCATCATCTTACCAGTTGCATTCACTGAGTTCTCGATCGAACCGGTTGTCACGTCATATTCAGGCTTCTTGGAAATGGTCGGAGCCTTAATTTCCGGGAGAGCCTCCTCTTCCTCCTCCTTCGGCAGCAGACCGCAGCCGGATGACAGAAGCACGACTGCTGCAAGAGAAATAAAGCCGAATCTACGCAGAGCATGACCTCCTTTCTTAAATAAATCTTCCGTCAACCATTTCGTAAACATGGTCCGCTACCTCCAAGATTGTAGGATCGTGTGTGGTCATACAAATCGTAACTTGCTCGACCTCAATAATATTTCGAAATACGGCCATCACCTGTGCCCCCATCTGGGAATCCAAATTTGCCGTCGGCTCGTCCGCGAGCAGCAAATGAGGCCGATGAGCTATCGCCTTGGCAATAGCTACACGCTGCTGTTCACCGCCTGACATTTCGCTCGGCCGATGGTGTTGGCGCTTCCCCAGACCCACCAGCTCAAGGCAATGTGTAACGCGGTCCTTCCACTGAGATGCTGGAATAGAAGCCATTCGTAAAGACAACTCCACATTCTCCCTTGCAGAGAGCAAAGGCAGCAACGCGTAGGCCTGGAAAATAAATCCGATCTGCTTGCGTCTGAGCATGGTGCGTTTGGCATCACTAAGCTCGTGCACAGGCTGCCCACGGAACCAGATTTCACCTTGAGACGGCTGGTCAAGACCGCCAAGCATGTTAAGCAGGGTCGTCTTCCCCGAGCCTGACCGGCCTTTCAGCATCACAAGCTGTCCTGGTCTTACTTCCATATTAATTCCCTTGAGCACATGCAAGGTGGTACTCCCCACCGGAAAAGAACGGTGTACTTCGCGTACAGATAGAATCGGCTCGTGGTCAGCCTCGGGTAAGGCTGCCTTCTCCTCCATAGCGGCAACCGCCGCTTCTTGGGAGCCCGTATTAAGCGATTCTGCCTGATCCTCTCCACAATCAGATTGCTGGGGAATCTGCACTGCATCCGGCTCAATTATGAGCTGCTGCTCTTCTTCAAGCACCGCAGTCTTCTCCGTGGTTCCAGTCATTGCTTCCGAGTTTCCCTCATCTTCACCGACGTTCCCCTGCGGCATGCTAATACCGGAATCTTCACCTTCCCGGGAAGACTCCGGTACGATTTGTCCTTCGGTCGTTCCCGCTTCTGCAGAACGTTTACGAAGCCATCGAATCATGAATGAACGCTCTCCCTACCTATTTGTTTATGTAATTCTAGAATGTCGTCGCTAGCATTATAAACGAATTAGTTTGGCAAAAAGTTACAAAGCTTTTTCCATCTATTCTCTATATTGCATTTTTTGCAATAATCCTAAGGTTCATAGACAGCAAAAAACCGGACTTTTAAGTCCGGTTTTTAGAAGAATCTATCAATTTATGATTTAGCGAACGAGGATGGGTCCTTACGCCAAGATTGCAGCAACTCCAAATCCTCTGTTTTAATCTTCCCCTGCTCTACCGCCACTTCAATAAGCGACGTATAGTTGGATAGCGTCTGCAATGGAATTCCCGCTTCTTCAAAGGCGGACACCGCCTTATCCAGCTGGTAGCTGAAGATCGCAAGTACCGCTGCTGGCTCTGCACCTGCAGCTTTTACAGCGAGAGCAGCTTTCAGTGAGCTGCCGCCTGTCGAGATCAAATCCTCGATCACGACAACCTGCTGTCCGGGGCGAATCAACCCTTCGATTTGATTCTCCTTGCCATGTCCTTTAGCCTTATCTCTAATGTAGACCATAGGAAGACCTAGCTTTTGCGATACAAAAGCTGCGTGCGGAATCCCCGCCGTTGCCGTCCCGGCAATTACTTCAGCTTCAGGGTACTGCTCCCGAATTAAGGCAGCAAAGGATTCTGCAATGAAATCACGAATTTGCGGATAGGACATTGTTAGCCGGTTATCACAATAAATCGGAGAACGAATTCCCGAAGTCCAGGTAAACGGATCATGAGGACGAAGCGCTACAGCTTCAATCTCGAGCAGTGATCCTGCAACTTGCTTGGCTGTCTCATTTGCATTAAACACCTTGTTTCATCTCCTCCAAAATTTCAACTAGGGCTTCCCGCGGATTTTTAGCAGCTGTAATCGGTCTTCCCACCACCATATAGTCCGTCCCTTGCTCCATAGCCTGGGAAGGTGTAAGAACTCTCGATTGATCCGCAAGGGAACTGCCGGCAGGCCGGATGCCTGGGGTTACGGTCTTAAATTCGATCCCGCAAGCCGACTTGATCGCCGAAACCTCAAGCGGTGAAGCCACCACGCCTGTAAGCCCTGCTTCCTTGGTCATCTGAGCATAATGTACTACTGCATCCTCCACACTACCGGGAATTCCAATCTCTCTATTCAGCGTACTCTGATCCGTACTTGTCAATTGGGTGACGGCAATGATCTGAGGCAGGTGAAGCGAAGGTTCCTCAGCCACAGCAGCCAGAGCTCCTTCTCTTGCAGCCTGCATCATCTTGACCCCGCCTGCGGCATGGACATTGAACATGTCCACACCAAGCTTGGTGACACTGTTCGCTCCGCCTTTAACCGTATTGGGGATATCGTGCATCTTCACATCAAGAAAAACGGAGTATCCCATAGCCTTGAGCTCTCTTACAAAATCAGGCCCAGCCGCATAGAACAGCTGCATTCCTACTTTCATATAGCAGGGAATCCCTTCGAGAAGGCGCACCAATACGCGCGCCTCCTCGGGATTTGGCACATCCAGCGCTACCATCAGCCGGTTAGCGGTCTCTACTGCCAAACTCATCTGCACTGCCCCTTCCAATATGCTTTATAAATTCTGCTATTTAAGCGGTGGTCCGATTAACGGCTGGCAGATAGAGCAGGCATCGCTTGAGACGAGAAGTTAATCGCCTGCAACATTTCAAGCAGTGCGGCAACCGTATCCAGGGAAGTCATGCAGACAACTCCGTTCTCTACCGCTTCGCGGCGGATGCGGAACCCGTCACGCGCCGGCTCTTTGCCCTTGGTGAGGGTATTGATGACAAAGTGGGCCTGGCCCTCACGGATCAGATCCAGAATATTCGGCACGCCTTCGCTCAGCTTGTTCACATTGGTCACATGCAGGCCAGCCTCTTCTAAGCTGGTGGCAGTTCCTCCAGTGGCAATGATCTTGTAGCCCAGGTTATAGAAGCCGCGAAGCAGCTCTACAGCTTCCTCTTTATCCTTATCGGCAACCGTGGCGATGATCGCTCCAGTGGCAGGGATCTTCATACCAGCGCCTATCAAGCCTTTATACAGTGCTTTGGCGTATTGGGCATCGCGGCCCATGACCTCGCCGGTCGACTTCATTTCTGGACCGAGAGTAGGCTCTACACGGCGAAGCTTCGCAAACGAGAACACCGGCACCTTCACCGACACATACTCACTCTCTGGCCATAAGCCGTCTTCGTAGCCCAAATCCTTCAGCTTGGTGCCAAGAATGGCCTGTGTTGCCAAATTCGCCATTGGAATGTTGGTCACTTTGCTTAAGAACGGAACGGTCCGGGAAGAACGAGGGTTTACTTCGATCACATAGACTTCGTTCTTATAGATGACAAACTGGATGTTAACCAGGCCTATCGTCTTAAGCTCCTTAGCGATACGGATCGTGATGTCCACAATTTTCTGCTTCAGCTCGGACTCTAAATGCTGCGGCGGATATACCGCAATCGAATCGCCGGAGTGCACGCCTGCGCGCTCAACATGCTCCATGATCCCTGGAATCAGCACCGTCTCGCCATCACAGATGGCATCCACTTCAACTTCCTTGCCTAACATGTAGCGGTCAATCAGAACCGGGTGCTGAGGGTTAATCTGAACCGCTTCTTTCATATAGCGGAGCAGTTCTTCATCCGAATATACAATCTCCATTGCGCGGCCGCCCAGTACATAGGATGGGCGAACGAGGACTGGGTAACCAATGGATTGGGCCGTGCCCACAGCCTCTTCAACGGAGGTGACCGTACTGCCCAGCGGCTGTGCAATTTGCAAGCGGGACAGCAAGGCTTCGAATTTCTTGCGGTCCTCGGCTTCATCAATGCTCTCCAGGGAGGTTCCTATAATGTTCACCCCTGCTGCTCGCAGCGGGGCAGCAAGATTGATCGCAGTCTGTCCACCGAACTGTACAATGACCCCAATTGGCTTCTCCTGCTCAATGACATTCATGACATCCTCGAAGAACAATGGCTCAAAGTACAGGCGATCCGATGTATTGAAATCCGTGGAGACCGTCTCCGGGTTATTGTTGATAATAACCGCTTCATACCCTGCATTTTGAATCGCCCAGACAGCATGCACGGTAGAGTAATCAAACTCAATCCCCTGTCCAATCCGAATCGGACCGGAGCCAAGCACGACGACCTTCTCCTTCGACGATATAGTGACCTCATTTTCGGTCTCATAAGTGGAGTAGTAATAAGGTGTTGTAGCCTCGAACTCTGCCGCACAAGTATCCACCATTTTATATACCGGACGAAGGCCAATTTCCAAACGCTGTGCTCTTACACTCTCTTCCGCTGCCTGCTGGCTGCGGCCTGCTCCGGCACGGAGTTCCGCGATTGAGCGGTCTGTAAAGCCCATTCGTTTCGCTTCATACAGCATCTCATTGCTCAGCACTTCCTCTGCCGCAATTTTAGCTTCAAAGGCAATGATTCGTTCTATCTTATCCAGGAACCACCAGTCAATTTGGGTAAGGTCGTGGATATTCTGCAAAGTGTAGCCGCGGCGGAACGCTTCAGCTACCAGGAAGATCCGCTCGTCATCCGGCTGAATCAAGCGCTTGTTCAGCGTCTCTTGATCAAGCTGGTCTGCACCCTTCAGATGCAGACGATGTGTGCCGATTTCCAGAGAGCGGACAGCCTTGTGAATGGACTCTTCAAAGGTCCGACCGATGGCCATCACCTCACCGGTAGCCTTCATCTGCGTCCCCAGCTTACGGTTTGCATGAATGAATTTATCAAATGGCCAACGCGGAATTTTGCTTACTATATAATCCAATGTTGGCTCAAAGCAGGCATAGGTCTGGCCCGTGACCGGGTTCACAATTTCATCCAGTGTGTAACCAAGTGCGATTTTGGCCGCCATTTTGGCGATAGGATACCCTGTCGCTTTGGAAGCGAGTGCCGAGGAGCGGCTGACCCGAGGGTTTACTTCGATCACATAATATTGGAAGCTCTGCGGATCTAGGGCAAACTGTACGTTACAGCCCCCTTCGATGTTCAAAGCGCGAATAATCTTCAAGGAAGCCGAGCGAAGCATCTGATATTCCCGATCCGACAAGGTTTGGCTTGGAGCTACTACGATACTGTCCCCGGTATGGACGCCGACAGGGTCAAAGTTCTCCATGTTGCAGACTACGATGCAGTTGTCATTCGCATCCCGCATAACCTCGTATTCGACTTCCTTCATGCCGGCAATCGACTTCTCAATCAAGCATTGTCCAATAGGGCTATAACGGATGCCTGAAGCCACAATCTCACGCAGCTCTTCTTCGGTAGCGCAAATTCCACCGCCAGTACCTCCGAGCGTGTAAGCCGGGCGCACAATAACCGGATAACCGATCTTCGCTGCAAAGCTGAGCGCTTCTTCAACGGTGGTAATGATGTCGCTATCCGGCACCGGCTGTTCCAACTCGCGCATCAGCTCGCGGAACAGGTCACGGTCCTCAGCTTTCTCAATCGAAGCCAGCTGGGTTCCCAGGAGCTTGACATTCTCGCGCTCCAGAACACCAGCCTTCGCCAGTTCAACCGCCATGTTCAGGCCGGTCTGGCCGCCAAGAGTCGGCAGAAGGCCATCGGGGCGCTCCTGGCGGATGATCTGCGTAACGAACTCAAGCGTAATTGGCTCAATATATACCTTGTCAGCCATGTTGGTATCAGTCATAATCGTGGCCGGATTGCTGTTAATCAGGATAACTTCCACGCCTTCTTCTTTCAGTGCCTGGCAGGCCTGTGTGCCGGCATAATCGAATTCGGCCGCTTGACCAATGACAATCGGACCGGAGCCGATCACTAGTATTTTCTTGAGGTTATTATTCTTCGGCATTACAGCACTACTCCCTTCGAGGCGGCAACCAGTTCAGCCTGGCGCGGCATTTGCGGATTCTGACGCTTGTGTTCACGGATCATTTCTAAGAAGCGATCAAACAAATAGCTGTTATCATAAGGGCCCGGTGCAGCCTCAGGATGATACTGGACAGAGAAGGCTGGATATTCCGTATGCTTCAATCCTTCTATCGTCTTATCGTTATTGTTGATATGTGTTACTTCTAACTTGGTGCCTGCTACGGAAGATTCTGTTACGGTGTACCCGTGGTTCTGTGATGTGATATAGCAGCGGCCCGATTCCAACTCCTTCACCGGATGGTTCCCGCCGCGATGTCCGAATTTCAGCTTCTCCGTATCTGCGCCGCAAGCGAGAGCGAACAGCTGATGCCCCAAGCAAATACCGAAGATCGGATACTCGCCCAGCAGCTCGGAGATCATTTCAACAGCATAAGGCACATCCTTAGGATCCCCAGGTCCGTTGGACAGCTGGATTCCATCTGGATGCAGGCGGCGGATTTCTTCAGCCGTTGTGTTATGAGGAACTACAACCACATCACAATCCCGCTTATTCAGCTCGCGCAGGATTCCGCTTTTGGCGCCAAAATCGACGAGCACGATACGTTCCTTAGCGCCTGGGTTACTGTAGATAGATGAAGTTGAAGTCCGTGCAACCTGATTGCGGAGCTCCTCCAT from Paenibacillus sp. CAA11 encodes:
- the carB gene encoding carbamoyl-phosphate synthase large subunit, which codes for MPKNNNLKKILVIGSGPIVIGQAAEFDYAGTQACQALKEEGVEVILINSNPATIMTDTNMADKVYIEPITLEFVTQIIRQERPDGLLPTLGGQTGLNMAVELAKAGVLERENVKLLGTQLASIEKAEDRDLFRELMRELEQPVPDSDIITTVEEALSFAAKIGYPVIVRPAYTLGGTGGGICATEEELREIVASGIRYSPIGQCLIEKSIAGMKEVEYEVMRDANDNCIVVCNMENFDPVGVHTGDSIVVAPSQTLSDREYQMLRSASLKIIRALNIEGGCNVQFALDPQSFQYYVIEVNPRVSRSSALASKATGYPIAKMAAKIALGYTLDEIVNPVTGQTYACFEPTLDYIVSKIPRWPFDKFIHANRKLGTQMKATGEVMAIGRTFEESIHKAVRSLEIGTHRLHLKGADQLDQETLNKRLIQPDDERIFLVAEAFRRGYTLQNIHDLTQIDWWFLDKIERIIAFEAKIAAEEVLSNEMLYEAKRMGFTDRSIAELRAGAGRSQQAAEESVRAQRLEIGLRPVYKMVDTCAAEFEATTPYYYSTYETENEVTISSKEKVVVLGSGPIRIGQGIEFDYSTVHAVWAIQNAGYEAVIINNNPETVSTDFNTSDRLYFEPLFFEDVMNVIEQEKPIGVIVQFGGQTAINLAAPLRAAGVNIIGTSLESIDEAEDRKKFEALLSRLQIAQPLGSTVTSVEEAVGTAQSIGYPVLVRPSYVLGGRAMEIVYSDEELLRYMKEAVQINPQHPVLIDRYMLGKEVEVDAICDGETVLIPGIMEHVERAGVHSGDSIAVYPPQHLESELKQKIVDITIRIAKELKTIGLVNIQFVIYKNEVYVIEVNPRSSRTVPFLSKVTNIPMANLATQAILGTKLKDLGYEDGLWPESEYVSVKVPVFSFAKLRRVEPTLGPEMKSTGEVMGRDAQYAKALYKGLIGAGMKIPATGAIIATVADKDKEEAVELLRGFYNLGYKIIATGGTATSLEEAGLHVTNVNKLSEGVPNILDLIREGQAHFVINTLTKGKEPARDGFRIRREAVENGVVCMTSLDTVAALLEMLQAINFSSQAMPALSASR
- a CDS encoding efflux RND transporter periplasmic adaptor subunit, whose product is MFTKWLTEDLFKKGGHALRRFGFISLAAVVLLSSGCGLLPKEEEEEALPEIKAPTISKKPEYDVTTGSIENSVNATGKMMSQREEPIFFTEDGLHIKDIKVKAGDKVAKGDTIAVLDVEDLQKDLRKKRLEFRKQEVTMKENLRKKDEMEPVEFEEASIVFEEARQEIADLEAKISKGVLTAPFGGTILSVNVEKGATVKAYDPIATIADTSNLVVAASFSKEDLEKLSVGMKAKVDINGVGTVNGKIKVMPLKTDESTTPSGATGGTGTGAGAGGSGNGSAPPKDSLDKYLIVQLDKMPKGLNRGTPLSVTVVIQRKDNVILIPISALRSVGSRNYVQVVESDGSKKEVDVEVGQQTPTQIEIIKGLTPGQKVVGQ
- the pyrF gene encoding orotidine-5'-phosphate decarboxylase, with the protein product MSLAVETANRLMVALDVPNPEEARVLVRLLEGIPCYMKVGMQLFYAAGPDFVRELKAMGYSVFLDVKMHDIPNTVKGGANSVTKLGVDMFNVHAAGGVKMMQAAREGALAAVAEEPSLHLPQIIAVTQLTSTDQSTLNREIGIPGSVEDAVVHYAQMTKEAGLTGVVASPLEVSAIKSACGIEFKTVTPGIRPAGSSLADQSRVLTPSQAMEQGTDYMVVGRPITAAKNPREALVEILEEMKQGV
- a CDS encoding ABC transporter ATP-binding protein, whose translation is MIRWLRKRSAEAGTTEGQIVPESSREGEDSGISMPQGNVGEDEGNSEAMTGTTEKTAVLEEEQQLIIEPDAVQIPQQSDCGEDQAESLNTGSQEAAVAAMEEKAALPEADHEPILSVREVHRSFPVGSTTLHVLKGINMEVRPGQLVMLKGRSGSGKTTLLNMLGGLDQPSQGEIWFRGQPVHELSDAKRTMLRRKQIGFIFQAYALLPLLSARENVELSLRMASIPASQWKDRVTHCLELVGLGKRQHHRPSEMSGGEQQRVAIAKAIAHRPHLLLADEPTANLDSQMGAQVMAVFRNIIEVEQVTICMTTHDPTILEVADHVYEMVDGRFI
- the pyrE gene encoding orotate phosphoribosyltransferase gives rise to the protein MFNANETAKQVAGSLLEIEAVALRPHDPFTWTSGIRSPIYCDNRLTMSYPQIRDFIAESFAALIREQYPEAEVIAGTATAGIPHAAFVSQKLGLPMVYIRDKAKGHGKENQIEGLIRPGQQVVVIEDLISTGGSSLKAALAVKAAGAEPAAVLAIFSYQLDKAVSAFEEAGIPLQTLSNYTSLIEVAVEQGKIKTEDLELLQSWRKDPSSFAKS
- a CDS encoding ABC transporter permease; this encodes MGMPLLRFLFRKMWNTRWMTLSTLLGLVVAVSFTVSIPMYSDGALKRVVAKSLEERSTGMPAGSLLMNYQTPGGSKTDGAGLAAVDEYIRTDVPKEIGFPHSIYVNTRSIRSTDVSPEDPTKVDASRSRTMMISTMSGLKDHIELTNGRMYGDKSNDGVIEALMLEEGMYQNDLHVGDILEYPVYSGLDITLRVKIVGSFKASNEADAYWYQGFDGMVNNFYVSEKVLNDELVKEKSIPLNVSQWYYVFDLRNIQTSQITPLSGTLERLDIELYQKLKDTKVDISFGDLLKEFRKQSLQLQTMLFTLAAPMIAMVFYFIVMNARQALEKQRSDIAVLRSRGASTRQIIMIYLLESFVLGIVSMVLGPMLGWFMAKGIGAADGFLAFVDRKSIPVGFNVDALALGGGAVLIAILSTLLPAISYARSSIVSAKRKQARTDRKPGWQRWFIDIVLLGIAGYGFYLFNERQMLTFQTGMTTDELQVQPFLFFVPAIAIFAAGLFFLRIFPWILRLIGWIGKRWLPVPYYLSLTQLSRSASSYYPLMILLVLTLGLGVYNASAARTIDLNSTERTLYKYGTDVKLQTVWIGTPDMSSAAKPNGGNQNGGSGGSQGAGGGGAGTPGGGSQGGQQPKPTKMVYTEPPFEVFRKLDGVEHAARVLQTKGNIIISGKSAGQGMIMGIDNVDFSKVAWFRNDLFPVHPFKYLNLLGMNEAAALVPSNLAEKYKLKPGDTFNVSLQDQMVEFAVYGIIPYWPTQYPDEQPFVIANLDYIYDQAPIVPYEVWLKMKPGAKVAPLMKAVADQGIELSSVQDVRSELAVQSKLPTRGGVFGILSLGFLLSVVISLIGYVLYWFFNLSGRVVQFGILRAMGLSRRQLTFMLLAEQVLTAGLSILLGIGIGKLVGKLYLPFLQTADNVTTQVPPFRIIFDSQDTMQLYIVVGVMLLMGAGLMFWQIRRLRVHQAVKMGEER
- a CDS encoding carbamoyl phosphate synthase small subunit, with protein sequence MQARLLLEDGTLFTGTSFGADVDKTGEVVFNTGITGYQEVLSDPSYCGQIVTMTYPLIGNYGISRDDFESVAPSIHGFIVRSYEPVPSNWRAQYSVGDLLKEYGIPGISGIDTRMLTRIIRQHGTMKGILTTGSKSVEELKEMINQTSMEELRNQVARTSTSSIYSNPGAKERIVLVDFGAKSGILRELNKRDCDVVVVPHNTTAEEIRRLHPDGIQLSNGPGDPKDVPYAVEMISELLGEYPIFGICLGHQLFALACGADTEKLKFGHRGGNHPVKELESGRCYITSQNHGYTVTESSVAGTKLEVTHINNNDKTIEGLKHTEYPAFSVQYHPEAAPGPYDNSYLFDRFLEMIREHKRQNPQMPRQAELVAASKGVVL